A segment of the Phaenicophaeus curvirostris isolate KB17595 chromosome 20, BPBGC_Pcur_1.0, whole genome shotgun sequence genome:
TGAGGCATCCAGTCCCTGAAACTGCTGAGATGTTGTGCATGCGATGTGTTTTGTGTCTATCTTCAGTGCCCTTCCTTACCTTTCAAGCCCACTGGTATCTTCTGACTTCCCTTTAAGTTTCAGTTGGACTAAAATAACATGTTTCTACTTAAAATAACTATCAACTTTACCTGGGTAAATATGACTCGGCTTTCACAGCACaaaatatatatcatatatTTTGAAAGCTCCTGGCATATTAATTGTGCATGGATTAATGACTATGAATATTGAGAGGCTTATTCACGTTCTATCTAGTAAGCATATTCTTGGCATTCAAGTGTTATGTGTGCGTTTGTAgtttttttcccacctttttCCCGTGAAATTATATCGCAATGCACTAACATTGCAAAATACAGTACACTTTCATTTCTGGAGAATGTCAAATAGCTGTTTCTCAGACAGGATGTGTATCAGCTATTTAGGTTCCCAGTTCATCATTTGATGAAGCTTTAATaaaatctgctttgttttcctcaatTTGGCGTTGCCATGCAAAGGAGATTAAAGCATGACACGTGAACAAGGCACAATTGTTTAACTCTTGTGTTAGTGGCAATGGGTTTTTATGTGCTTTTTATGTAAAGTAGTGTGCTTCAATGATAAGGGGCTAAAGAGCTACTTAATTTACAAGCTGATATGTGGTCTGAAAGATGCCTTTAATTATTTGAATATTTACTTTTGGGTCtcgttttaatatttttaaattgctaaGCTCCAACCCCTCTAAAATATGAAAGTGTTTTATTGCTGAAGTGCACTTAAGTATTACTGCTTTTAACTTGCATTGCTGATGTTCCTTTCCTATTCCTACGttcctttccttgcttcctGAGCAGTCTCCTTCCAAATGGTATTGGAAATTAGTACCTGTAAGTGAACTACTTTTACACCAGTTGTCATCCACAAAATCATggctttttaaatttcttcagaGTGTTTGCTTCCATTACAGTGCTTCTTAGACGGTCTTTGAAAAAGAACTGTGTAGGGTGTCTGGTCATCAGGTGTAGTTTTCATAATGTGACTTTTGCATACTGTACGGCATACAGCATAATCACTTCACAGCAATTCAGAATCGTTCCAatggggcaggagctgagggatGTGGAGTGGCAGCAAAAGACTAGAAAATTAACGACAGTCAAAATGGTTGCGTTTACTGTTTTTGTTCCAAATAGGCAATTGAGCACAGCACTAAGGTGGTATAAAATCTGGTCAGTTTAAACGATTGCTGAATCCTTGAATCCAGTTAAGATGCCCAGGTATTTGCACTAGTGCGTTAAATAAAGCTCTTGCGCTGCTCTGGTGCAGGTTTGTAAATCTGTCAAAACTAGAACACCTTGCTCATTGAGGTGGGGTTAGAAACCAGTTCAAGCCCATCATGGCATTTGTTGGAATTATATGGTATATTAATGAGACTGAAGTTGGTGTGATGGGAGGAAAGGCAGTTTgaatatcaaaacaaaatactggttttttttgtggtgaagTGTGAAAGTAGAGTATCAATTCcactatatataaaaacataataaaatagtACTTCTACTATAGAAGCTTACTTACTTTTGGCTAAATTTCCTGGTTTTATATCAACTTGCAGAGGTTGCTCTTCGttcctttgctttccttagCCTTGACATCCCTTCTCCTGCACTTCCTGGATTTAGTGTTCATCATTTTCTCTCTGGGAAGATGAGCGCTGTTGTCTCGGTTGCAAATTCCAAAGAGCAGTGCATTTGGAAATGGCAGGCATGACCGGGCagtcccctgtccccacagtCTCTCTGCCTTTCCAGAGAAGGCTCAGTCCCACTCCTCTGCCTCACGATCCTTTATTTGTTTGAACCAAATGTATGGACTGCCTTAAAAACTTTAACTatctgaaataaaggaaatttgAGTGGGGACCTGCGGGCTAATAAAAACCTGGACAGAGCCTTATTTAATGACCTGTGCCAATACGTGATGAAGTACTGACCTAGTGCTTATCTAGAACTTAGGTTCTATTGTGCGTGGAGATCAAATCTGTATTTGAGGCACACATTTGATGGCCTGCTGAGGGAATCAAGTAGGTTTCTTTAGAGAGACAACTGGGTGAAACTAGAAGGAGCTACAGGAATGGGGCTGACCTGCAGGATATCATTGAGCACGTGGGTGGTAAAGGAATAAAGGGAGGTTATCTCACTGCTAGTTCAGTGCCACTGAGGTTATTCAGGTTTACTGACTGAATTTACAGTCTCCATAATAATTGTCAAACTGtgtctttctgtgtttctttttttgttttgtgacttttttaaaaatataactatCACTATTTCAGCAGCACCCATTTCTGCACTTTAATGCATACAGATATCATTAATTGTATGCATGGAGCGGAACAAACCACTAAACTCTGCTTGAATATAAGAAAGAATTCAGAATTTTTCAGTATAAAAGTCTGAATGATCTTTtccattctcttctccaagatGAGACTAATAGTTGAGACAATATAAGGAATTAAATCAAGTCCATAAAAAACCTCCTTGATCATAAATTTGTGTGTTTTCACCAAAGCTAAAATGaacatggatttttttagattttggTTCTCAGTATTGACTGTGGTtgatttaaatttcatttaagcctattggaaaggaaatatttgtatCTGCTTTGCATACAGGAGGAATTAAAGTTTAAGAAGGCATTTCTGAAGTTTATCTTTACTATGCTTACCTCAGCTCAGTGGATAATTGATGAACCTTTTGAGCTAACCAGTTCACCTTAGTGTGCCTACATATCTATTGGACTTAATGACCATATTTCCAGTGCATAATGGATGTTGCTAATGCAtttgatttgtttcttgtttgaaTAATCACCATCATATATCTCACTATTTCTTTTTGTGTAAGCCTGATCTGATGCATGCCATATCGCACTGCATGCTGGAACCAGTGGAATATGCTCGTGTGGTACAGTATGATTCACATTCATTACATACTTGTGGAGTGCTCCAGGCTGGGgaagaaataatttgcatttagtaaaaggagagggaagaataGCATTAGCATGTAGAGATAGCTTGTAGAATTACTTGTCTTTGCCAAGGAAACTGAACAGAGCATGTTTGTATTTGTGCAATGTGAAGAAATTAAACAGGTTCTTATTACTCTGATTCAatgggtgatttttttcttctgaacagatattttttctcagcctgtgctATCCTAAATCGACACCTATGAGCGTGTATGTTTGAGCAGAGAGCTTTTCCAGGTTGTCTTGGAAAGTGTATGGCACCCTTGGTAAAATCCACCTTTCCTCTGGTGATTAAATACATGCTCTATATCTGCAGCTTAGGCCAGAGCATCAGTCGAGATAGTCTGTTAGGTGCTAAGTGATATTAGTACACTAAACTGTGAAAGGAATCTTTCTCTGATGCTGAAAGGTATCTCTGTTAGGTTCTGGAGTGCATTGTTCTTTTGCTTGCCCCATCCCTTTGCTTCTCAAGCTTAGATGCAGCCCGCTAGTCCAGTTAGTGTGTGGATGCTTAGTAGATATCGACACTCAAACTTGTCTTGCAAAAACTGCAAGCGGCAATGCCAAGATCTGCTCTGTAGCTGACTGGCTTTAGCTACTCTTCAACCTTGCTCCAAATTACGTGAGGGCTTGGGGTGCTTTGCAGAGGAGTGTGAGATTGATCCATACTGAAATCATGGAGAGCTTTGCTGTTGATGTAAGAGGCCTACATGCTCCTCTTCCTGACAGTTTCTGGAAAGGGCcgtgtctttttcttttgcactaTATTATTCTTGTATACTGGCTTGCCAGGCTCTTGTTCTGAGTCCCTCAGAGAACTTTGCTGTCTGTGGAGATGGTGGCAAGTCTGTGGATGTAGGTAATGTATGAGAAATTGTGAGCTCATCTGGATTATTTTTTgctgtgtgtggttttgttgtttgttttcttcccaagCTTTAAGTGCTTTCATGTCATTTTCTGTGTCTCTTTCTTTGGATCTGCTGCATTCATGTATCTGTGTGGAAGGATTATGACTTAAATCACTTGTAATAAGTTAAAATGTGTGAATGTTGCGAGGAATTCAGCAGCATGGATTGCTTCTAGATTTGAGGAGGATGATTAAAAGGGAAGCACCATATTCAGAATTGGCTTCCATTGAGACAAGTACAACCTTGTAAATTGGAGTTAGAGCAGAATGCTTTAAAGGATCCACCATAAGGAGTTTTGAGTGCTTAACAGGAAttcctttttgtcttccttGTTAGCATCGTATGAGtgcttgttttctgttgttaGGTGCGTTATCGAAGAGACCATCTCTCAAGCAGGCAGTTACCTTACTTCCCTTTGCTTGAAGATTTGATGAAGGATGGCAGTGATGGTGCTGCTCTTCTCGCTGTGATACACTATTATTGTCCAGAGCAAATGAAACTGGATGGTACGTGAcaaaggtgtttaaaaaaaaaattaacatttcttcAGTCTTGGAAACTTCAACTAGGAATACATTaccaaataaaaacacagcacaTTTAATAGGTGGCGGAATCGACTCACATGGAATCTGCATAAAATCAGTGTATTTAAAAAGCAACCGCTCTGATTTTTTTACTTACTGTATTTAGAAGGGCCTGCCCTGTATGAGCTACAAAGTAATCCTTTCTTTTATAGATATAGATATGTCTTTCTTTGCTCAAATAACTGACCTTGGTTTCAAGAGATGATAAAAAAGGAATGCACATCCCCTCCTGTTAGTTGATAATTCTCCCATTGTTCTGTAGGAGTACAtaatttgacattttaaaatctagATTTCTCCCAGTCTTCAGCAGTTGTCACTCCTCAGCATTACAAACTTGAGTTCTCTTTCccacaaaatgtttttcttaataattCAATGTCCTCGTTGCATTTAACTTCTACAAATCAGCATTTGGTATTGGTTTTTAAATTCTCAGTTATGTTGTACCTTGCAGAGCTCCTGAGTGATTTCAGAATGAACCAGCACTGTTAATCCTAGAAGTAATTGTGTATGTTCTTTGTAGTCTGCTTACCTTTTCTGTCACAGTGATAGACAGAAGCTTGTGTGGATTgtaaaattaatgcaaaatttatgctgtgttttctgtgggttttttcctccttttcctgtcCCTCGAGTATTTAATGGGTAGAAAAATGTCACTGGTACTCAGTAAATCCGGAATGATGGTATATAAGCAGTCCGTGAAATTCCCGTATGTGGTATTTCTCTTGTGGATGGAAGGTTAATACATCGGAATAATGTCATAACttgcttttcctcatctttctaGATATTTGTTTGAAGGAGGTGACATCAATTGCAGACAGCCTCTATAATATTCAACTTCTGAGGGAATTCTCAAATGAATATCTAAACAAATGCTTTTACCTCACGTTGGAAGACATGCTATATGCTCCTTTGGTTTTAAAGGTAAGAAACATAgtgaaagatattttaaaataaaatgtggatAAATCATGGGTATTTCGTTATTGTAAGgaatgtttattctttttccgTTGTAGCCTAATGTCATGGTATTCATTGCGGAACTCTTCTGGTGGTTTGAGAACGTCAAACCAGACTTTGTACAACCCAGAGATATTCAGGAAATAAAAGACGGTAAGTTTTTAACTCTTGATAAATATTAGcaccttattttaaaaatacttacattACGATCAAAATGTTGCACAGTGCCGTTTTCTTTGGAGTTTTGTTTCTGCTCAAACTTTCTGCGTGCTGGGGGTCCTTGAAAGCAGTAAAAATGGAAGGAATGTTAGTTGTAGATATGCTTGAATTCTAATTTCTTCAATGACATGggtaatattttttccccctaaacgCACTAATTATTCACTTGTAACTTTCTTTCCATCAAGGTCaccataaaattttaaatagacTAGTGCTTAAGGTTTCATTTTAGGGCTGTATCGtacaattttcattttaatgtgcTGCAGTCCAAAAACTTCCTGttcttgttttgttattttaatggcTACTACAAGTTGTGTTAACATTATAAATATATGCACAGTTAAAACAGGGTTGCAGCAGAAGAGCAGTCGTCCACCCGTTCCTATTTCCAACGCAACCAAGCGAAGTTTCATGGCTAGTCCTGCTAGTACAACTCCAGCAGACTTGCAGCCCTCTACTCAGACAGGCCCTGAAGCTTGCAACAGATACTACCTGCACCCCGAGGAGCCTGACTATCTGTAAGTCTGGTTTTATGTTCTTTAGATTAATcgtacaatcatagaatcatttataTTGGAAAGGATTTTTAAGATTGTATGGTCCTTAATCCAGCACTACCAGGTCCGCCACTAAGTCGTGCCCCTAAGCACCACGTTCCCATGTCTTATAAACAACTTCAGAGATTTAAACAGTTTGATTTCAGGTGGTAGGTTTGCTTTTGTATTGTTATACGTGAAAACCTTTTACTCTCTTTAAGTAACTTCTTTAACATTGAAGTTAATTGTATTAAAAGAGAACAGGGGTAACTGTTACCAGTGTAATTTTTGCAGCTGtataatttctttcattataaaaaaacccaactctggTAGTAatgagcttttgcttttctgaattaGTGGCAAAGGAGGAAGCCCTGCCTTTAGCCCTTCCCATCCACTGCTGCCTTTGagacaaaagcaacaaaaatctTTGCAGGGAGAAGACAGCCCTGGTAAGTCTGCCTGGAATTGCATTTCAGCAGGCAGTGACCATCAATGTCAGTATAGCGATGAATGAAGATATAAGTTCATAAGTGTAAATAGTCTGAAATTGAGATAAGCTGCAATCAGCCAAGTGGTTAGCATGTTTAGTTTGAGTAAATCATCTTTATTTGcattaaaaccagaaagttactggatttttaaaaaaatattctttctcaaATGACCTTATTTCTCAGAATAGCAAGTGCAAGAAATTAAGACTAATAATCTCCATTGTGTggagaaaaaatgagaaggcTGTTTGTCAGATGCTGTGAGAACTTCCTTTTTAAGGTTGAGATGCTGACAGGGACAACAAATTTGTGTTGGAAATCTAAAAATTAGATGTGCATATGTGGTCACttttcattgtatttcttttaaccTCTGTGTGTGGTTAATATTTCAgcaaatctgttttctgctgcCACCTCTTGGTCAAACAGTTTATTATGTTTGctcttaaataaaattaaaagtgcTAGTCTAAAGATCATTTCTATACAGTTaaccattaaaaatatatttcaggtcATCGGCATCGTTCTAATTCTCTGACCCGTGTTGACGGGCAGCCACGAGGGTCAGTTCTTGCATGGCCAGAGAGGAAACCCAGGTAACAGATGCATTTAAGTGTTACAATACTTAAGTAATGAACAGATTATCAGTACTGTGACAATTTTATTGTAGTAATGTGGTATGACTTCCTTAGAACTGGACTGAGAACCActtggttttgttctcttttatgTGGATTTTCAGGTATGACTGACATTTTAGGATTGCGATTGAAAACACTCTAAACTTGATTTTCAGTAAGCACTGTGGAAAATTTAAGAATTTGTAGTTGTTGTTTAGTATTGCCGGTTGTTTTGATACAGGTTACATTTTTCAAATGGAGCAAAGATTTTAGCTGTATATATTATGGTTCTTAGTTCAACAAATTGTAACTTATTGTTCTTAAGTGTCATTaaactgttcttattttttctaGGCCTCTTTCTCAGCCAACACCATTTGCTGTTCATCAGACTGCCAGTAGTGATGTGGACCCTGGCTCTAGTGATACCATTAGTCTGGCTCGGTCCATCAGCAAAGACAGTCTTGCTTCAAACATCGTTAATGTAACTCCAAAAAATCAGCCCCATCCTCCATCATCAATGAAAACTAATGGGAAGAGCTTACTGAGCAATGTTGAAATCgaggatgaagatgaagagCTTGTTGCAATTATCAGGTCTGAAGAAAGGCCAAACCGTGGTGATCCCGAATTGCCGAATGCGTCAACCAGGGTACCCAGCATAGTTGCAACTGCGTGGTCTCCAAAAACAAACAGCGAGACTTCAGAAAGCAAACCAGAGAGTTTTTACTTGGAGCCCTTAATGCCTGCAGTTCTAAAaccagcaaaggaaaaacagatcATCAATAAAGCGGATGAATGTGGGGAGGGGAAACAAAGGAGTTTTATAACAAAGAGATTAAATGAGGGACACTTGCCTTTGATCCGCAAGAAAACAAGTAGCAGTCATGTTGACCATGACCTCAATAGAACTTTTACTCCCATTTCTAGTTCTGATTTCACTCCAGTTACAGATCCTGGTACTACAGACTCAGTGACACTGGTGGAGGCAGGGCTGGAAGCTTCCAGACCTTTAGCTACTAGCAGTTTAGATCCTTCCACTCAGGAGCTCTCCACTGGGGGTTTTTTCCTTCATGCTGCTAAATCTGATGATAATATAGCAGGTAAAGTCAATATAAGCTATGTGAAAAGTCTCAATTCACATGTTCCAGATACCCCATGGACTATGGTGAGACACGATTCTGATTCAGATCTGTTAGACATAGAAGATGCTGAGCAGGATTTGGGAGTCATAGATGACCATCCTATAGTTGCTAAATACATTGGTGAGGAAGAATCTGCAAAATTGCAAGAAGATATGAAGGTAAAAGAACATGAGGATAAGGATGATGCTAGTGGTCGCTCCAGCCCATGTTTGAGTACAATTTCTCAAGTTAGCAGCGTGTCAATGGCGAGTGGGAGTGTCCGAATGACCAATTTTGCAGAACGAAAGCTTCAGAGGCTTAACAGCTATGAAACAAAGTCCAGCACGAGTAGTTCACAAAAGACCACTCCAGATGGATCAGAAAGCTGCCCAGCGCCGCTGACCACGTGGAAACAAAAGCGAGAACAAAGCCCTAATAGACAAAATAAAGATAATGTTAATCTTTTAGCTTCTGAGTTAGTGCAGCTTCATATGCAAttggaggaaaagagaagggcaATAGAAGCgcagaagaagaagatggaagCCTTATCAGCGAGGCAGCGACTGCAGTTGGGCAAGGCAGCCTTCTTGCATGTTGTTAAGAAAGGGAAATCTCCTGATGTTCCACAGCCTCTTAAATCAgagcattttggaaaagaatatTCTCGGCACAACGGTGAAGACTTAGATGAAGTTTCCTTGGGTTCCAAATCTGAGGAGTTTcttggaaaggaggaggagagagaagaaatactTAATGATTCTCAAGAAGTAACAAAAGCGAAAATGCAAGAAAGCATAGTTTTTGCTGAGCAACATAAACCAAAAGACTCTGCTGCTATAcatgatttggaaaaaaataaaattatttctgttgccCTCCTAGAAGACAGCGTGACTGACGTGGACATAAATGAATGTGATCTTTCTATTGAAAAACTGAATGAAACAATCAGTACCCTTCAGCAAGCTATATTAAAGATTTCTCAGCAGCAGGAACTACTTATGAAATCTCCATCAGTGCCATCACCAGGAACCAGAAGTAGCTCTCAGGACCAAAAGGTAAAACCATCAATTCATTTTGTTGAGCCTCTGTCTCCAACTGGAATGAACAGTCTTCGTAAACCACCTCGGTTTGGTCAAGGAAGGACTCCTCGGTCAGGAAGACCAGCTGATCTAAAAGTCGCTAAAGATAGACAACAAAATTCAGCACGTGTTAAAACTCCAACACCAAGTCTAGAAACCTTACCGCATTTAAGACCATTTCCGTCCAATAGCTTGTCAAAGACACCAGCAGAAATCAGCTTGGAAGGTAGTCCTGATCATGGAAGTGGTTCTCAAGAAAAGTGTTTCTTTGATACCTATAGACTTCATGATGAGAGCAATCAACGAGCACTCATTCTCTCCACCTCCAAGgatgcaaatattatttctgaaatgagcAAAGAGGTGAATAACAGCTTCAAGGAAACAGAGCTGAATTCTTCTGATggctcaggaaaagaaaatgttccagTGGATGAGCCACTGAGAAGCAAGGCTAGTCTCATTGAAGTAGACTTGTCCGACTTGAAAGCTCCAGATGACGGAGAACTTGAAAACCAGGATAGCTCTGCAGATATAATTAGTGAAGGTGATCAGAAGTCTGGTGTAGGTTTTTTCTTCAAGGTAAATACACCACCTTTCTATGTTTAGTTACATTTGCCCAGCGTTAGAACAGATTTTGTCCACTTAATTCTTCAGTCTTCTGATGGAATGCAGTGCGTTTTGGTtgcaatattaatatttttaagaaatgccTTGGAGAAGAATTGCTTGTGAAAAGTAAGTTTTTGACTTAATGTATGAAATCCTGGTTCTTGTTAACTTTACTAGGAACCAGGATtaaacttgcttttcttctcttttgcttaggtttttttttctgagagagaAACATGCATATATGTACATACATGTAAATACTTGGCATAAAAGAGCCACACAATGCAAGGGTAGAATTCGCTGGTTTGAAATCCCAGCATTCTGTGAACCTCTAtaaactgaaaaacaatttgAACAGAACACAGGTATCTGATAAAAGCCTGCTGAACAGGTTTGAAAACTTGTCAGGGAGCCAAGCATCCAAACTGGGTTGGTTTTGGCATTCACATCCAAATTTATCTGATTTTGAGCAGCCTAAAAGTCAAGGGCTCTAATGGAGGATTTTGTTACGTGGTTGTAGATGGAGGTGAAAAATCAGATGATTCAGTGCTTGGTGGGAAGAAATTACTGTTTTTCATGCAGCTTTTGTTTTGATCCTGTGATGGTTGTGAATAGGGCTTATGAGGAAAATGGATTACATTTAAGTaatgtttctcattttgcaCCCAACTGTGCCATGAGGGAATGGTTGTTGTTAAGATGTTGGGGTTTAGATACAGCGGTGTTTCTTATATTATTGGGTTGAGTGTTCTTTAAATAATGTGTCTACTCCTTCTACTGAACTGCTGTCGGAACATCGAGCAGATAAATTTATGTTTAGCAAGGATTATTGTAACTATCTCAAATGTGCTGACATGacaatactttcttttttcatttctttcatttctcttccaaGAAAGTAGAGCTAGGCTGTCTCAGTCTCAGCGAATTAACTTCCAGTTTTACATAGCGTGATTAATATTGACTGACTCAAAGTTATTGTTATGCTGGGGTTCTTTGTGCTGTCCATTCTAAGCCCATGTGGTAATTTCATTGTACTTTACCCTTTTGTTAAGGTTTTGTGGTAAATAAGCATACTTAAAAACAAGTCAGAGTTAGAtgagatacatttttttctcctctcagaCTTAAGTGAACACTGAAATTGTCCCTTAATTCTTTTTTCACAATACAGTTCTGATTTACTCATTGATTCTGAAAACCTAAAGGTTTCCAAAAGAAATAGCTTATGTTTCCTAGGGATTCCAGGAAGTTTTTAGGAAATATCATGGTGTCCAGCTTAGtatattttcttccattctttAAAATGCTCTATCCTTATGAATTTTGCAGGATGAACAGAAAGCGGAAGATGAGCTCGCGAAAAAACGTGCAGCATTCCTTTTGAAACAGCAACGGAAAGCAGAAGAGGCTCGGATTCGGAAGCAGCAGTTGGAAGCTGAAGTTGAACAAAAAAGAGATGAAGCTCGGTAAGgatacttcttttttctctaagaTGAGGAAGATTAATATATGGTGAATATAATGTGTTTGCTTTGCAGTCGCAAAGCTGAGGAGGACCGAATAcggaaggaagaagagaaggctcgaaGAGAACTTATCAAGCAAGAATATctaaggaaaaagcagcagcaaattcTGGAGGAGCAAGGGCTTGGAAAGCCCAAATCAAAGCCCAAAAAACCCAGGCCAAAGTCGGTCCATCATGAAGAATCTTACAGTGATTCAGGGACGAAGTGTTCTTCCACGCGTAAGAAGTTTGATTTGTTTGCTTGTGCTGCTACTGCAAATCTGCTTTCACAAAGCGTTTCACgtttttgcttttatgttgtAGCTGATAATTTGAGCAGTGCTCAGTCTGGTTCCAGTCTGTCTTTGGCCTCGGCAGCAACAACTGAACCTGAAAGCGTACACTCTGGTGGCACGCCGTCTCAGAGGTAAAGAGAgaccagtcccaccccctgccactggatcaggggctccaagccccatccaacctggccttgaacccctccagggatggggcagccaccactgctctgggcaacctgggcgagggcctcctcaccctcacaggagaacatttcttcctaagatctcatctcagtctcccctcaaaaccgttccccctcgtcctagcCTGttctccctgatcaagagcccctccccagctttcctggagcccctatcagtgctggaagctgctctaagttctccctggagccttggGATTCAGTGTTGTTAGATTCGTTTCATTGGCATGGAGGAGCAATAGTAATTAGTGAATCCATCTTCTGTTTTATGTCGCTGCCAACTCCAGTGTTCTGTACAAACTtgcaattttgttttgttttctcccaaAGGAATAGTAGACTTTTGCTTTGATAATCTAGCAGGGAGAATCTGACTATTTTGGGGGAGGAAAATAGACAACAGCCTGTTCCGTTCAGGACCAATGACTGGTGAATTTATTTAAGATAGGTAGGAAAAATACCCTGAATCTTGATGTATCttttcttattacttttttctttctcccaacAGAGTTGAATCTATGGAATCATTACCGATACTGAGCAGAAATCCTAGCAGGAACACAGAAAGAGACTGGGAGAATGCTTCAACAGCATCTTCTATTGCTTCAGTGGCAGAATATACAGGTATTTGTTTTAGTTTCACTATTTGTTACAAATAACAGGTTGTAAAAAGCTGTGATGTATTTGATGTGATGCGCTGCTGTTTTTGAGAAGTTGTCAAGTGTATTTTGCTCTGTTTAATAGCTCTAAAAGTGAGTTATTGTAGAATAATatttaaggtgttttttttctactctgaaTGAAAATCTTAGTGTTCATAAATGcacagcaaataatttttacttactTATTTTCTTTAGGTCCAAAATTATTTAAGGAGCCCAGCAGCAAATCAAACAAACCTATTATTCACAATGCTATCTCTCATTGCTGTCTTGCTGGAAAAGTCAATGAACCGCATAAGAATTCAATATTAGAGGTAAACATTAAAATACACAGTGTGTCTGTAATGCTCATTTCATAATCCCTCTGTAGCCTGGTATTTAACGTTGTTTCCTAAAATGTACCTGTATGGAGAATCCCTTCCTTCCCGTGACTGCGTGGACT
Coding sequences within it:
- the CAMSAP1 gene encoding calmodulin-regulated spectrin-associated protein 1 isoform X2 translates to MGVRARNLCCFSGARRGKEPQMVDVDVCTGGESTRRKMDALTDSAVEIVPLELYDSARAKIAANLQWICAKAYGIDNVPEELKDPFYIDQYEQEHIKPPVIKLLLSSELYCRVCSLIQKGDQVAALQGHQSVIQALSRKGIYVMESDDTPVSESDLGCAPIKMSSHMAMIDALMMAYTVEMISIEKVVASVKRFSTFSASKELPYDLEDAMVFWINKVNLKMREITEKEIKLKQQLMESPGHQKSPSKWYWKLVPPDLMHAISHCMLEPVEYARVVRYRRDHLSSRQLPYFPLLEDLMKDGSDGAALLAVIHYYCPEQMKLDDICLKEVTSIADSLYNIQLLREFSNEYLNKCFYLTLEDMLYAPLVLKPNVMVFIAELFWWFENVKPDFVQPRDIQEIKDVKTGLQQKSSRPPVPISNATKRSFMASPASTTPADLQPSTQTGPEACNRYYLHPEEPDYLGKGGSPAFSPSHPLLPLRQKQQKSLQGEDSPGHRHRSNSLTRVDGQPRGSVLAWPERKPRPLSQPTPFAVHQTASSDVDPGSSDTISLARSISKDSLASNIVNVTPKNQPHPPSSMKTNGKSLLSNVEIEDEDEELVAIIRSEERPNRGDPELPNASTRVPSIVATAWSPKTNSETSESKPESFYLEPLMPAVLKPAKEKQIINKADECGEGKQRSFITKRLNEGHLPLIRKKTSSSHVDHDLNRTFTPISSSDFTPVTDPGTTDSVTLVEAGLEASRPLATSSLDPSTQELSTGGFFLHAAKSDDNIAGKVNISYVKSLNSHVPDTPWTMVRHDSDSDLLDIEDAEQDLGVIDDHPIVAKYIGEEESAKLQEDMKVKEHEDKDDASGRSSPCLSTISQVSSVSMASGSVRMTNFAERKLQRLNSYETKSSTSSSQKTTPDGSESCPAPLTTWKQKREQSPNRQNKDNVNLLASELVQLHMQLEEKRRAIEAQKKKMEALSARQRLQLGKAAFLHVVKKGKSPDVPQPLKSEHFGKEYSRHNGEDLDEVSLGSKSEEFLGKEEEREEILNDSQEVTKAKMQESIVFAEQHKPKDSAAIHDLEKNKIISVALLEDSVTDVDINECDLSIEKLNETISTLQQAILKISQQQELLMKSPSVPSPGTRSSSQDQKVKPSIHFVEPLSPTGMNSLRKPPRFGQGRTPRSGRPADLKVAKDRQQNSARVKTPTPSLETLPHLRPFPSNSLSKTPAEISLEGSPDHGSGSQEKCFFDTYRLHDESNQRALILSTSKDANIISEMSKEVNNSFKETELNSSDGSGKENVPVDEPLRSKASLIEVDLSDLKAPDDGELENQDSSADIISEGDQKSGVGFFFKDEQKAEDELAKKRAAFLLKQQRKAEEARIRKQQLEAEVEQKRDEARRKAEEDRIRKEEEKARRELIKQEYLRKKQQQILEEQGLGKPKSKPKKPRPKSVHHEESYSDSGTKCSSTPDNLSSAQSGSSLSLASAATTEPESVHSGGTPSQRVESMESLPILSRNPSRNTERDWENASTASSIASVAEYTGPKLFKEPSSKSNKPIIHNAISHCCLAGKVNEPHKNSILEELEKCDANHYIILFRDAGCQFRALYCYYPDTEEIYKLTGTGPKSITKKMIDKLYKYSSDRKQFNVIPAKTMSVSVDALTIHNHLWQAKRPAVPKKTQSRK